A portion of the Sphaerochaeta pleomorpha str. Grapes genome contains these proteins:
- a CDS encoding Hsp20/alpha crystallin family protein, whose amino-acid sequence MKYYVTYNHQNPVSNFESLFNDIWSDWGVSSSKIPPVDIFETSKAYVLEAELAGYKKDEVQVNVDKHVLRLTSSKKSEKTPEGKKALVRERYYKEFERSFSLPEDIDEEAIEGEFADGILTVTLPKKELVKPKQIEVKIKENV is encoded by the coding sequence ATGAAATATTACGTAACGTACAATCATCAGAATCCGGTTTCAAACTTTGAATCATTGTTTAACGATATTTGGTCTGACTGGGGCGTAAGCTCTTCCAAAATCCCCCCTGTGGATATCTTCGAGACCAGCAAAGCCTATGTCCTTGAAGCTGAGCTTGCCGGTTACAAGAAAGATGAGGTCCAGGTAAATGTCGATAAACATGTGCTTCGCCTCACTTCTTCCAAAAAGAGTGAGAAAACCCCTGAAGGGAAGAAAGCCTTGGTTCGCGAACGGTATTATAAGGAATTCGAACGATCTTTCAGTCTTCCGGAGGATATTGATGAGGAAGCAATCGAAGGTGAATTCGCTGATGGTATCTTGACAGTCACACTCCCTAAGAAGGAACTGGTCAAACCAAAACAGATTGAAGTCAAGATTAAGGAAAACGTATAA